One genomic segment of Primulina tabacum isolate GXHZ01 chromosome 9, ASM2559414v2, whole genome shotgun sequence includes these proteins:
- the LOC142555651 gene encoding uncharacterized protein LOC142555651: MKAAHNNSEKFTWDSVRSPGAAAIVVAPAQNKGLPRLMVWLLLFVSITYLVYTLKLLSSSHNSCGEDIFVNRHSTIPILEPVSEFVSSSDNVSTPSQFGGGIGIVKTREDFTEQNRTGLEHIVFGIAASAKLWNKRKEYIKLWWKPEKQMRGIVWLDSRVKTYKNESGTLPDLRISGDTSRFAYKNKQGHRSAIRISRIVSETSRLGMDNVRWFVMGDDDTVFVTDNLVRILNKYDHNQYYYIGSLSESHLQNIYFSYGMAYGGGGFAISYPLAKALEKMQDKCIQRYPGLYGSDDRMQACMAELGVPLTKELGFHQYDVYGNLFGLLAAHPVTPLVSLHHLDVVEPIFPNVTQVQALKRLKHPMNFDSAGLMQQSICYHKANGWTLSVSWGFAVQIFRGVLSAREIEMPSRTFLNWYRRADYTAYAFNTRPVMRNPCQKPFVFYMSSAGMESRTNQTVSEYTRHHVPHPVCRWKMTNPSDIERVEVYKKPDPHLWDRSPRRNCCRVLSSKTKSLILEVGVCKEGEISEV; this comes from the exons atgaaggcagctcataATAATTCAGAGAAGTTTACGTGGGATTCGGTGAGAAGCCCCGGGGCGGCCGCGATTGTGGTGGCGCCGGCGCAAAATAAGGGCTTGCCCAGGTTAATGGTATGGCTTCTTTTATTCGTTTCAATTACCTACTTGGTGTACACACTGAAGCTACTTTCCTCTTCTCATAATTCTTGCGGCGAGGACATTTTCGTCAACCGGCACAGTACTATTCCTATTCTCGAGCCAGTGAGCGAATTTGTTTCATCATCAGACAATGTCTCTACGCCGTCTCAATTTGGCGGCGGAATCGGAATAGTAAAAACTCGAGAAGATTTTACCGAACAAAACAGAACCGGGTTAGAACACATTGTGTTCGGCATTGCAGCTTCGGCCAAGCTTTGGAATAAGCGAAAAGAGTACATTAAACTATGGTGGAAGCCTGAAAAACAAATGCGAGGGATTGTTTGGCTTGACAGCCGCGTGAAAACTTACAAAAACGAAAGCGGaaccctcccagatttgagaatCTCCGGTGACACTTCCCGTTTCGCGTATAAGAACAAACAGGGTCACCGTTCGGCAATCCGGATTTCGAGGATAGTTTCAGAGACTTCAAGGTTAGGAATGGATAATGTGCGTTGGTTTGTAATGGGAGATGATGATACTGTGTTCGTTACTGATAATTTGGTTcggattttgaataaatatgaTCACAATCAGTATTATTATATTGGGAGTTTGAGTGAGAGCCATTTGCAGAACATATATTTTTCTTATGGGATGGCGTATGGAGGTGGAGGTTTCGCTATAAGTTATCCTTTGGCTAAGGCTCTGGAGAAGATGCAGGATAAGTGTATTCAGAGATATCCTGGATTGTATGGTTCTGATGATAGAATGCAGGCTTGCATGGCTGAACTTGGGGTTCCTCTCACTAAAGAACTTGGTTTTCACCAG TATGATGTTTATGGGAACTTATTTGGTCTTCTGGCTGCACACCCTGTCACGCCATTGGTTTCTTTGCACCACCTAGACGTTGTCGAGCCAATATTCCCGAATGTCACTCAAGTGCAAGCCTTAAAACGGCTTAAACATCCAATGAACTTCGACTCTGCTGGCCTGATGCAACAATCTATTTGCTACCACAAAGCAAATGGTTGGACTTTATCGGTTTCTTGGGGGTTTGCTGTTCAAATATTTCGTGGGGTTTTGTCAGCTCGGGAGATAGAGATGCCATCGAGGACGTTCTTGAATTGGTACAGAAGAGCGGATTACACGGCTTACGCATTCAACACTAGGCCGGTTATGAGGAACCCATGTCAAAAACCATTTGTTTTCTACATGTCGAGCGCTGGGATGGAATCACGTACAAATCAAACAGTGAGCGAGTACACCAGACATCACGTTCCTCATCCTGTGTGCAGATGGAAAATGACTAATCCCAGTGATATTGAGAGAGTGGAGGTTTACAAGAAACCCGATCCGCATCTATGGGATAGG TCTCCTAGGAGGAACTGTTGTCGCGTCTTGAGCTCGAAAACGAAAAGCTTGATTTTGGAGGTTGGTGTGTGCAAGGAAGGTGAGATTAGTGAAGTATGA